From Caminibacter mediatlanticus TB-2, the proteins below share one genomic window:
- a CDS encoding fused DSP-PTPase phosphatase/NAD kinase-like protein, with protein MVKFLKRFFTKHSFISLFTFNFHKIDDNFYRSAQPTDKHLEEIIKKYNIKTVLNVRGEEHIEILASQKEICKKYNVELITIKLHSRGIPSKEKINRLYEILTTSKYPMLVHCKSGSDRTGLVATLYCHWIKGKDIKEIKQLKAFPYLHFKHSKTGLIDKYFEEYLKFKKDNPKITLIEWTNKYMDKEKIEKDFKESGIFKFLVDKILRRE; from the coding sequence ATGGTTAAGTTTTTAAAAAGATTTTTTACAAAGCATAGTTTTATTTCTTTATTTACTTTTAATTTTCATAAAATAGATGATAATTTTTATCGCTCAGCCCAACCAACTGATAAACATCTTGAAGAGATTATAAAAAAATATAATATAAAGACAGTTTTGAATGTAAGAGGTGAAGAACATATTGAAATATTAGCTTCTCAAAAGGAGATTTGTAAAAAATATAATGTAGAATTAATTACAATAAAGCTTCATTCAAGAGGAATTCCTTCAAAAGAAAAAATAAATAGGCTTTATGAAATATTAACAACTTCTAAATATCCAATGCTTGTGCATTGTAAAAGCGGAAGTGATAGGACAGGTCTTGTTGCAACATTATATTGTCATTGGATTAAAGGTAAAGATATTAAAGAAATTAAGCAATTAAAAGCTTTTCCATATCTTCATTTTAAACATTCAAAAACAGGTCTTATTGATAAATATTTTGAAGAATATTTAAAATTTAAAAAAGATAATCCAAAAATTACACTTATTGAGTGGACAAATAAGTATATGGATAAAGAAAAAATAGAAAAAGATTTTAAAGAAAGTGGAATTTTTAAATTTTTAGTTGATAAAATATTAAGAAGAGAGTGA
- a CDS encoding glycosyltransferase family 2 protein has product MIVMTILVKDEIDIIEANIKTHARLGVDAFVVMDNNSTDGTREKLEELSKKYEMTIIDEKGLYNQAKWMKKLAKTAKKIYNPRWVINNDADEFWIPKEGTIKEILSNTKGAVLTCQRYNMVLDESVSEGNFLDAKYYVANPVFYRKETQLTQEYPSIVLSKIGPKVITDPKGLLIIRGGNHKALHLRNLWDYWRHYDKIKRFDKIEVYHYVIRSYAQFEKHIINRKRLLESKKHVRMGPHYRRWVKLYNEGKLKEEFENRIVFKKDAVDVFKRYGIFQETNVGDIIKSSLSS; this is encoded by the coding sequence ATGATTGTAATGACAATTTTAGTAAAAGATGAGATTGATATTATTGAAGCAAATATCAAAACTCACGCTCGACTTGGAGTTGATGCTTTTGTGGTAATGGATAATAATTCTACTGATGGGACTCGTGAAAAACTTGAAGAATTAAGCAAAAAATATGAAATGACAATTATTGATGAAAAAGGTCTTTATAATCAAGCAAAATGGATGAAAAAATTAGCAAAAACTGCTAAAAAAATCTATAATCCTCGCTGGGTTATTAATAACGATGCTGATGAATTTTGGATACCAAAAGAAGGTACTATAAAAGAAATCTTATCAAATACAAAGGGGGCAGTTTTAACTTGTCAAAGATACAATATGGTATTAGATGAGAGTGTAAGTGAAGGTAATTTTCTTGATGCGAAATATTATGTTGCAAATCCTGTTTTTTATAGAAAAGAGACTCAACTAACTCAAGAATATCCATCAATAGTGCTTAGTAAAATTGGACCAAAAGTTATTACTGACCCAAAAGGACTTTTAATTATTAGAGGAGGAAATCACAAAGCCCTTCATTTAAGAAACTTATGGGATTATTGGAGACATTACGATAAAATTAAAAGGTTTGATAAAATCGAAGTTTATCATTATGTCATAAGAAGCTACGCTCAATTTGAAAAACATATAATTAATCGGAAAAGATTGCTTGAGAGTAAAAAACACGTAAGAATGGGCCCACATTACAGAAGATGGGTAAAACTTTATAATGAAGGTAAATTAAAAGAAGAGTTTGAAAACAGAATAGTATTTAAAAAAGATGCTGTTGATGTATTTAAAAGATATGGTATTTTTCAAGAGACAAATGTAGGAGATATTATTAAATCTTCACTCTCTTCTTAA